GTAAGCTTACACCTTATATGGTAAAGGAGAAAAAATGAGAGTAAAAACAGGCGTTGTTCGACGAAGAAGACATAAAAAGATTCTAAAACTTGCTCGAGGCTTTTATAGCGGGCGTCATAAGCATTTTAGAAAGGCAAAAGAGCAGCTTGAGCGCAGCATGTGCTATGCGTTCCGCGATAGGAAGCAAAAGAAGCGTGATTTTAGGCGATTGTGGATTACGCGTATTAATGCGGCTTGCAAAATCAATGGCACGAGCTATTCGCGCTTTATGCACGCGTTAAAGCTAGCTAATATCGAGCTTGATAGAAAAGTGCTAGCGGATATGGCGATGAATGATGCTCATGCGTTTAATGCGATTCTAGGCAGTGTCAAAGATAAATTAAAATAAAAGTGGGGGCTACCCCTCACTTTGGCAAATAGAGCCGTAATGTATAGAATCTTAAAAACTGCTCTAGATTCTATACATTACAGAATCTAGGGGCATTTAGGCGCTGCCGCATAACAAAGTATAAAATTGATGATTACTACACGCTCATCAATTTCACATTTAAAGGCTAGATTCTATAATGCCGCGCTGTTGCTTTTTCATAAAGCCGCGCGGTCTTGTTTGCTGGCAAGTGAATTGCCATCAAACGCCTAAAGTATAAAGTTATAGCTGCTTGCACATCTATTAACTTATTTTTTAAGGTTAGATTCTATAAACACTCACATATTACAAAATATTATAGAATCTAGCGCGCCACATATGAAAGGAGAGTGATTTATGCAGGATATTCCACAATTTGCGCAAATGCAAAATGCCGCCTTTCCATTTTTAGGCTCTGTGCTATTTATTTTGCTACATATTTATATGTATAAAGCCCTGCTTAAATCCCTATCCACTAAGCCATTTGTTCGCCTCGTGTGGAAAGCGCTTACCGCCATAAACGCCCTATGCTGCATTGCTTATTTATTTTTGCGCGATAGTGCGCAAGTCCCACAAGCCATATATTTTCTGCTTTCACTTTCTTTGGGTATAACTTTCTTGCTTACAATGGCAGCCCTGCTCTATCAATGCTGCTCCCTTATTATTATGACCTTTCGTTCCAAATCTGCCCGCTCACGCGCACGCCATAGGGCAAAAGTGAGTATCTTTATCCTAAGCCTTATAATGCTTGGCATTGGCACTTACAATGGCGTAAAAAAGCCCACTATCGTGCATAAGACACTAGAGATTGAGGGTCTAAGCACGCCTTTTAGAGTAGCAGTGCTTAGCGATGTGCATATCGGCGGGCTTATAGAGCAAAACAGGGTAAAACAAATAGTAGAAATGACAAATGAGCTTGATGCGGATATGATTTTTCTCACGGGCGATATTGTCGATGCACCGCTAAAGCATGTGGAGCTAGCCGTTAATGAGCTGCAACATCTTAAAGCGCGCGAGGGAGTTTTTTATATCCTAGGCAATCATGAGTATTTTCACGATATTTATAATATTATTGAGAAGCTTAAAGGGCTAGGCTTTCATGTGCTTATCAATGAAAGCTACACCATTGCTGATACGCTTAATATCGTAGGCTTGGCTGATTTTATGGGGCTGCGCGTGGGCTATTTGCAGCCTGATATAAAGCAGGCATTACAGCATATTAATCCAAATGTGCCCACCATTCTCCTAGCCCATCAGCCCAAAATCATTTACTCCCTTCAAGCGCCATTTGACAAAATTGATTTAGTGCTAAGCGGACATACACATGGAGGGCAAATCTTTCCTTTTTCACTTGCTATGCTTTTGCAGCAGCCCTATATTTCAGGCTTGCACACGCTTGAAAATCTCCATAAGACAAAAGTGTATGTCTCGCAAGGCACAGGATTTTGGGGACCACCTATGCGCATTGGAAGCGAATGCGAAATCACTCTGCTTGAGCTTGTGCCCCCGCAGTAGTGCTATCTTTTATAGAATCTTGTGTGTTATTTGGCGTAGATTCTATATCATCTTTCTTATCGATAAGCGTGGCAGTATTTTGCGTATGTGTGGGCATTGTAGGCTGTGTGGGCGCTTGTGGATTATGTGATGAAATGCCCTTTACGTGCTTGCTCTGCATTTTTTGTGCAAATTTATTAGACAAATAGCAATCGACATAGATTCTATACAAAAATGGCTCTTTCCCCTCTACCTTAGGCACTATCACAGCAAAATCCTTGCTCTCCCCTACTTCAATGTCAATATCAATGGTAATATATGATGAATGTTTAGGCAAAATGCTATTTAACACGCCAAGCGCCACGCTACCCTTTTCATCTCGCACCTCATTTACAGCAATATGGCATTCATTAATGGCAACCTTGCCTTTATGGGTAATGCTCCCACTAACAAAAAAGCCCTTTGTATATTGCATAGCGTGCGCACTTGTAATATTTACATCAATTTTATACAAAATATCGCGCATAACAAAATGCAGCACAAAAGGCATAGCAAAAATCACCGCCATAGAAAGCAAAAAACAAAATCGCGCCAGAAATCGCCAACCTCTGAGCAATAACCCCAGCGTAAAAATCATAATAAATACAAAAAATCCCGCAAGCAGCGCGCCTATTTCATACACAGACAAATACGAGACCATTTGCAAAAGAAGTGCTTTGATATTTTCAAACATTTATACTCTTTATTTATTTTTGCGCGAGGCTTTTTCGTCTATGCCACTTTGCGCAGTGCGTCTGCGCAATTCTTGTAAAACCAATTCAGGCGAAATATGCTCTAAGGCTAAGCCTACAAGGATATGATAAAATAAATCCGCGCATTCATAGATAATTTCCTCTTTTTGCCCATCTTTTAGCGCGAAGCTTAGCTCCCCTGCCTCTTCAATAATTTTTTTGCCCACTCCATTTGCGCCTTTTGCTAGCAAAGAAGCCGTATATGAGCGCTCCACACTCTCCCCGCGCCTTTGCTCAATGGTATGATACAACTCATCTAAAATATGATAAATAGGTAATTTTTGGGGTTGGGAAGCTAAATTTGTAGGCTGTGCGCCTAGTGTTGGCAAATATGATTGAAAAAAGCAGCTTTTTTCTCCTGTGTGGCACGCTACGCCCACTTGCTCCACAATAAAAAGCAAGCTATCATTATCGCAATCAAGGCGTATTTCTTTGATGCGCTGTATATGTCCGCTTTGCTCACCCTTTTGCCAGATTCTATGTTTGGAGCGAGAAAAATAATGCGCTAAGTGCGTTTGCAATGTAAGCTCAAGAGATTGCTTTGAAGAGTATGCGAGCATAAGCACTTTGTGAGTTTGGTATTCCTGCACGATAGTGGGGATAAGCTCATACCGCTCCCACTCAATGCGCTCAAAGCCATCTTGCATACACTACTGCCCTACAATTGCATTTTTCTGCTTGCTTTTAGAATCTACCCAGATATTTGGCACTGCCCCGCCGGGTGTTAGGAAAATCTGCGCATTTGCATTGTCTTTTAATGCCTCATTAAATTTGCCTTGTGTTTCAATCTGTCGCAACTCAAGTAAGCGTTGCGAGAGGCTTTCATTCACTAACTTATTTGCCTCGCTCTGCCCTTTTGCCTCAATCTCTAGCGCGTCAGCCTTACCCTTTGCGCGCTCGCGCAGTGCATTTGCCTCTTCTTTAGCCTTTTGCGCATCTCTTTTAGCAAGCTCCACACCCTCAATGCGCGTTTTTACTTGTTCGGGCAAAACAATTTCACGCAGCTGGATAGATACTAGCCTAACAGGTTGATTTGGCGTTGCATCAAGTTTGTTTTTAAAGCCTGTGTAGATAAGATTTGCCACTTCATCGCGCTTTGTAGGTAGCTCCTCTGTGGGATAATTACCCACAGCACTACGCACAACATCGCGAATTACAGGATTAATAATCTTTTGCTCCCATAGTGTGCCATATTCAGCAATGGTTGCAGGCACTTTCTCGCGCACAAGTTGATATTGCACGGTGAGTTCTATAGAAATAGTCATACCACTTGTATCCATAACATTAATCGCATCATTGCGTAAAATACTCTGCTCCCTGCCTACGCTTCCCATATCCTCGCTGCGCGAAAAGTTAATCGTCCTCACCTTTGCATCAACAATAATCACATCTTGAATAATAGGCACAAAAAAGTGCAAGCCCGGCTCAAGCGGCACAGGATTATACTGCCCTGTGGTTACTTTGATGCCCACTTCACCGGCATTGACAATCACAAATGGACGCGCCGCGATAAAAATAATAAAAAGCAGCGCGACAATAATAATCACCCCAAGCCATTTGCCACTAGGCATAGAGGGCATGGGCAAAGATTCTATATTAAATCCCCCTCCATTGTTATTGCCTCGATTATTAGTTGGGCGATTACCCCCACCATTCCCCCTATTATCTTCAGCCTTGCTATTAGCATTCTTTTCATCAAGCTGGGCGCGTTTCTTTTTAAGATGTTCATTTAAATCAATGGGCATTTTATTTCTCCTCGTCAATATAAGTTAAGTAATGCGCGTATTTGGGATTTTCTCCGTTCACTACATCAAAGTATGCCTTTTGCAAAGATTTAGTAATCTCCCCAGCACTCCCGCTGCCAATTGCACGCGCATCAAGCTCCCTAATAGGCGTAATCTCCGCTGCTGTGCCTGTGAAAAACGCCTCATCAGCAATATACACTTCATCACGCGTAATACGCCGCTGCTCCAAAGGAATACCCATATCTTTGGCAATCTCAATAGTCGTAGCCTGCGTGATAGATTCTAAAGTATTATCATAAGGAGGCGTGATGAGCTTGCCATTTCTTACGATAAAAAAGCACTCTCCGCTACCCTCTGCTACAAAGCCATTATCATCAAGGAGTAACGCCTCATCACATCCGCAAGAAATCGCCTCATGCTTTGCCATTTGAGAGTTTAAATAATTTGCTGCTACCTTTGCTTTGCCCATAATTGCTTTAATAGGGTTGCGCACAAAAGAGCTTGTTTTTACCTTAATGCCATTAGCAATGCCATCTTCACCCAAATACGCGCCCCACTCCCACGCCGCAATAGCCGCATTCACAGGCGCACTAATATGATTAAGTCCCATTACTCCATAGCCTAAATAAATAATAGGGCGTATATATACATTGCCCTTATAGTCTGCCCTATTAGCGCGCAATAGCTCAATTTGTGCAGATTCTAATTGTGCTTGTGTGTAGGGCGATTTAATACAAACAATTTTTGCAGAATCTAAGAGCCGTTTTGTGTGTGCTTCAAGGCGAAAAATCGCTAAGCCTCTCTTAGTCATATACGCCCTTGTGCCTTCAAACACAGCATTGCCATAATGTAAAGTGTGCGTAAGGATATGCGTGGTAGCCTCTGCCCACGGCACAAGCTTGCCATCTTTCCAAATGAATTGCGCTTCTTTCATAGAGTTGTCCTCCGTTGTATTTTGAATCCTAGATTCTATCAAAAGTTTGTAATATTCTATGTCGCTTGGCTTAATTGCATATTTTGCTCCTCCAAATCTAAATACTGCGCGATTTTAGATTCTAACTCATTTTCTACATCTGCAAGCTCTTTTGCTAGCGTGCTAATGCCCTGTTGCTCATAAATTTGCGGATTACTCAAAGCCTCTTTTAATGCCTTTTGCTTTTGCTCTAATTCCTCAATTTCAAGGGGTAGAGACTGCAGGGCAAGCTTTTGCTTATAGCTTAGCTTTTGAGGCTTCTTTGGCGCATCTGGCTTGTGTTTTATAGAATCTAGCTTTTTAGATTCTATATTTTGGGATAATGTCTGCTCAAACTCGCTAATCTCGCGTAGATTCTGTGCAATCTCTAAATATTGACTATACAAAATATGGCTTTGCACCACCTCACCATCGCCCTCAAAGACAAGCAATTTATGCGCGAGTTTATCCACAAAATACCTATCATGACTTACAAAAATGACCGCGTTTGAAAGGCTTAGGAGATATTCCTCAATGATATTAATAGTTTGTATATCTAAATCATTTGTAGGCTCATCAAGGATAAACACATCTACTTCCTTAGTAAAAAGCAATGCTAACGCCACACGGTTTTTTTCCCCGCCGCTAAGCGAGCCAATTTTATGTGTGAGAAACTCTTTAGGGAAAAGAAAATTTTTCAAATACCCATATATGTGCATATGCTTGCCGCGCACCTCAATATGCTCACCGCCATTTGGGCAAAAAGTCTCTAATAAATCCTTTTTATCATCAAGCATATTGGTATGCTGCTCAAAGTATCCTATGCGTATGTCGCCCTTTTTTACCACTCCAGAATCTGCACTCTGCTCGCCTAGCAGAATTTTTAATAAACTTGACTTGCCAGAGCCATTTTTACCCACAATAGCTATCCTATCGCCCCGCAAGATTCTCAAATTTAAATCTTTAAACAACACCTTGCCCGCAATGCTTTTATGCAAATGCTCAATCTCAAACAAGCATTTTTGATTATTTATCCCCTCTTCTCTATTAAACGCTTTTTGCTCGCGCTCGAGTTCAAGACGCATTTTGCGTATGGTGGAGGGATTTTTCTTTGCTTCCTCACGCATTTGCAAAATTTTATTTTTTCGTCCCTCATTACGCTTTAATCGTGCCTTAACGCCCTGCCTTAGCCACTGCTCCTCATTTTTTAAAAGTTTTAGAAGTTTTTCATGCGCTTTGCTTAAATGCTTTAAAATCTCCTCTTTTTTGCTCAAATATTGTAAATATCCACCCTCAAAACTGCGCAATTGCCCCTCATCAATCTCAACAATGCGCGTAGCAACTTTATCAATAAAATACCTATCATGGCTAATAAAAACTAAAGTCTTATGAGATTGCAACAAATAATTTTCTAAAAATGCCACCATTTCTACATCAAGGTGATTGGTTGGCTCATCAAGGAGCAAAATATCGCAAGGCTCTAGCAGCAGACTTGCTAATGCTACGCGCTTTTGCTCACCCCCACTTAGAGAATTAGCTAGCCTATCTTTAAAGCCTTCTAGCTCAAAGTATGCTAAAATCTCCTCCGCCCTACTTTGCAAATCCCAGCCCCTATGCTCATCAAGATACGCGCTAAGCTTTGCATACTCTTCTAGCATATCTTTGCTAGGCGCGCTAGTTTGCGCCATTTGCGTTTGTAAAAGCTCCAATCTTTCATACGCGCTTTTAAGCTTGCCCATACTTTCTATAAGCACGCTAATCACGCTTGCTTGAGGTTTAAAAATAGGCTTTTGTGCTAAAGATAAAATATGTAAATGCTTTAATCCCATACGCTCGCCGCTATCAAAACTAAGCTTTCCAGCGATGATATTTAATAAGCTTGACTTACCAGAGCCATTTTTACCAATAACAGCAATACGCTCACCTTGAGCGATATTAAGAGAGATATTTTTAAGTAAGATTCTATGTTCATACTGCTTGCTTACTTCTTGCAGGGAGAGGAGATTCATTGCACCTCAAAGGTCTTAATTTGAGCCAAAGATAAAAGGGCAAAATTCGTATTTTTATTGCGTTTAGATTCTTTACCAATTTTGATGATAGAAGCAGGCGTTTGAAATTTCAGTTCAGAATCTATGTAGATAAGCTCAAAGGCTTGACGATTAACCGCGCTAAAATACTCAATTTCTTTATGATAAATCACCACATTATAAAATTTGCTCGCAGACATAATCTTAATTTTTAAATCTAGCCCAAAGTTTGGATTATCTGTAAAAATTAAAAAGTGCTTAGCATTTTTTGACATATACTTATTGTAATACTGATACACTGCATATTCATTATCACGC
The window above is part of the Helicobacter jaachi genome. Proteins encoded here:
- the rplT gene encoding 50S ribosomal protein L20, with amino-acid sequence MRVKTGVVRRRRHKKILKLARGFYSGRHKHFRKAKEQLERSMCYAFRDRKQKKRDFRRLWITRINAACKINGTSYSRFMHALKLANIELDRKVLADMAMNDAHAFNAILGSVKDKLK
- a CDS encoding metallophosphoesterase, with translation MQDIPQFAQMQNAAFPFLGSVLFILLHIYMYKALLKSLSTKPFVRLVWKALTAINALCCIAYLFLRDSAQVPQAIYFLLSLSLGITFLLTMAALLYQCCSLIIMTFRSKSARSRARHRAKVSIFILSLIMLGIGTYNGVKKPTIVHKTLEIEGLSTPFRVAVLSDVHIGGLIEQNRVKQIVEMTNELDADMIFLTGDIVDAPLKHVELAVNELQHLKAREGVFYILGNHEYFHDIYNIIEKLKGLGFHVLINESYTIADTLNIVGLADFMGLRVGYLQPDIKQALQHINPNVPTILLAHQPKIIYSLQAPFDKIDLVLSGHTHGGQIFPFSLAMLLQQPYISGLHTLENLHKTKVYVSQGTGFWGPPMRIGSECEITLLELVPPQ
- a CDS encoding DUF2393 domain-containing protein, with the translated sequence MFENIKALLLQMVSYLSVYEIGALLAGFFVFIMIFTLGLLLRGWRFLARFCFLLSMAVIFAMPFVLHFVMRDILYKIDVNITSAHAMQYTKGFFVSGSITHKGKVAINECHIAVNEVRDEKGSVALGVLNSILPKHSSYITIDIDIEVGESKDFAVIVPKVEGKEPFLYRIYVDCYLSNKFAQKMQSKHVKGISSHNPQAPTQPTMPTHTQNTATLIDKKDDIESTPNNTQDSIKDSTTAGAQAQAE
- the hisIE gene encoding bifunctional phosphoribosyl-AMP cyclohydrolase/phosphoribosyl-ATP diphosphatase HisIE, with the protein product MQDGFERIEWERYELIPTIVQEYQTHKVLMLAYSSKQSLELTLQTHLAHYFSRSKHRIWQKGEQSGHIQRIKEIRLDCDNDSLLFIVEQVGVACHTGEKSCFFQSYLPTLGAQPTNLASQPQKLPIYHILDELYHTIEQRRGESVERSYTASLLAKGANGVGKKIIEEAGELSFALKDGQKEEIIYECADLFYHILVGLALEHISPELVLQELRRRTAQSGIDEKASRKNK
- a CDS encoding prohibitin family protein, coding for MPIDLNEHLKKKRAQLDEKNANSKAEDNRGNGGGNRPTNNRGNNNGGGFNIESLPMPSMPSGKWLGVIIIVALLFIIFIAARPFVIVNAGEVGIKVTTGQYNPVPLEPGLHFFVPIIQDVIIVDAKVRTINFSRSEDMGSVGREQSILRNDAINVMDTSGMTISIELTVQYQLVREKVPATIAEYGTLWEQKIINPVIRDVVRSAVGNYPTEELPTKRDEVANLIYTGFKNKLDATPNQPVRLVSIQLREIVLPEQVKTRIEGVELAKRDAQKAKEEANALRERAKGKADALEIEAKGQSEANKLVNESLSQRLLELRQIETQGKFNEALKDNANAQIFLTPGGAVPNIWVDSKSKQKNAIVGQ
- a CDS encoding branched-chain amino acid transaminase, which gives rise to MKEAQFIWKDGKLVPWAEATTHILTHTLHYGNAVFEGTRAYMTKRGLAIFRLEAHTKRLLDSAKIVCIKSPYTQAQLESAQIELLRANRADYKGNVYIRPIIYLGYGVMGLNHISAPVNAAIAAWEWGAYLGEDGIANGIKVKTSSFVRNPIKAIMGKAKVAANYLNSQMAKHEAISCGCDEALLLDDNGFVAEGSGECFFIVRNGKLITPPYDNTLESITQATTIEIAKDMGIPLEQRRITRDEVYIADEAFFTGTAAEITPIRELDARAIGSGSAGEITKSLQKAYFDVVNGENPKYAHYLTYIDEEK
- the abc-f gene encoding ribosomal protection-like ABC-F family protein, whose amino-acid sequence is MNLLSLQEVSKQYEHRILLKNISLNIAQGERIAVIGKNGSGKSSLLNIIAGKLSFDSGERMGLKHLHILSLAQKPIFKPQASVISVLIESMGKLKSAYERLELLQTQMAQTSAPSKDMLEEYAKLSAYLDEHRGWDLQSRAEEILAYFELEGFKDRLANSLSGGEQKRVALASLLLEPCDILLLDEPTNHLDVEMVAFLENYLLQSHKTLVFISHDRYFIDKVATRIVEIDEGQLRSFEGGYLQYLSKKEEILKHLSKAHEKLLKLLKNEEQWLRQGVKARLKRNEGRKNKILQMREEAKKNPSTIRKMRLELEREQKAFNREEGINNQKCLFEIEHLHKSIAGKVLFKDLNLRILRGDRIAIVGKNGSGKSSLLKILLGEQSADSGVVKKGDIRIGYFEQHTNMLDDKKDLLETFCPNGGEHIEVRGKHMHIYGYLKNFLFPKEFLTHKIGSLSGGEKNRVALALLFTKEVDVFILDEPTNDLDIQTINIIEEYLLSLSNAVIFVSHDRYFVDKLAHKLLVFEGDGEVVQSHILYSQYLEIAQNLREISEFEQTLSQNIESKKLDSIKHKPDAPKKPQKLSYKQKLALQSLPLEIEELEQKQKALKEALSNPQIYEQQGISTLAKELADVENELESKIAQYLDLEEQNMQLSQAT